The Rhododendron vialii isolate Sample 1 chromosome 3a, ASM3025357v1 nucleotide sequence ATCCCTAATtgtaaaaacaaattaagtacctCCGAGGAGATTGATGATATGGTTTTCTGATCTGCATTCCTTACGATTGGAGTCATCAACCCCTGTCAATGGGATTAATTATTAAGGATTAGGAGCTGTAAATAAcattgagaagaagaagaagaaggggaacaCAATACCTTCTCAGTAGCAACGGCGATTGATATGTCAACGCTATCCACTAGAACAACTTCACCTTTTTCAGTATCCCAGTAAGCTGCATTTACATTCTCAACCATCAGTATCTGAATCTCGCAATGAAAGAAATATAGCAACCAGAAGTACAAATATACTGAAATTTCAATTCAAAGTTAGAAGAATGCAGTCAACGTAAAGTAACAATTTCTTCAGTAACAGACATATGGAACAATCAGCAGAGCGCTTGTAATGAACTCAGCACTTGCATGGAATGCAATACCTGGAGAAACTGCTAATGGGGAGGGCAGATGGGCAAAGAAGAACGTGACGAAAGAAAGCAGCATTCCAATACTTACACTACTGTACATACGACAGTGAAACCTTTCAACACAAAACCCCCGAAAAAAGCTACAGTACCAGACATGAGTCGGTGGAAACATTCATGTGAAGGGGCGTTAAATAATCAGAAATTTACTCAAAGCGTAAATAAGGGAGATGAACTCCGATTTTGTGACaaacacaaaagaagaaaactcATTGGCACATAAGAGTCATGTAAGAAacatgaaaaactgtttttcaGTTACATTAGGTGCTAAATATCATAGTAGACTTGAAAAGCACAGGAGCAGAAAAAGAACTTGAGTAGGAACTGCCAGCCGCACAATCTTGATTCTCTTCACAAAAAAGATTATTTTAATTTCCAGCTTGGATCTATATAAGCACACATGCACATCAGCATACAAGTTTTGGCATCACATGCAGAGATGAACAGACGTATGAGCGTGAGTTAGTCATTACAATTAAACAAGGGAAAGAACAGGATTAGAAGTAATTGAGAAAGACAACGCAAAAAATCATATAACTCGTTTCAAGATCCTTTTCGTATATATTAATAATTACGCTTAAGAGATTCCTATACAATTGAACCATGGAAATCACAAGGTTCACATGAGTCAAGATTTCGATTAATCACAAAATTTACAAAGAAGGGCATGAACTTTTGGGGGGGAAAATAAGGGGAACATCAACTTCTGTGCATAGTTCAAGTTGCGTGGACTGATGGACATGGCCTGTATCTCAAGGAAACCCAACTCAGATTGTTAGAAAACAAAGACTTATGTTGACGGGTCCTAGGTACAATCTGAAGTGGCAGCCAGCTTAAATTTTTGAAGATGGGCCTATTCAACTTCCCAATATATCGACCTAAGTGATTCTAGCCCATTTAGTGTGTAGGACATGAAAACTTGGTGAGAGGCATTAATAACAATATGAAAAGATGTAACTTGGGCTTTCTGTAACTTGACACTTTAGAGGTACAATTACTATGAGCTCCGTACAAACCAATTACAAGAAATGACTCCAAACAGGCTAAGAAAATTTTGTAAACCATATATCAAAGTCTAAAGTCACATGCTGCAGTGAttaaacaattcaaaaaaagtcTTACCATTAGCTTCTGGAACATTTCTCAATGCGTTTGCAACAGCTTTGATAACAATGTCATTAACTGAGACTTTAACATCATGCTTCTCTGTGAATTGAGGAAAAAGAAAGCTTAAACTAGTAAATAACAAACAACCACATGCGACAGGTCAAGTTCTAAATCTATACCTTTGAGCTCCTTTCGAAAAGATAGAAGAGGGTCCAATATAACATCTGACAGAAGCCATGTAATATTTTAGATCATGACATGATTACTAACAACAAACTAAGAGTTGTTTATGGAGGTTCAAAACCTGAAGACAAATACAAATGAGgtgtattttgttttgattcCAACAATCGCTTTGCTATCACCTGCCAAAAACAAAGAGACTTATAAATGGCGAGTATTTCGCAATGGGGCCTTGCACATCCAATTAAAATCTATGTCTTTCTACAATCCATTAAAAATCTCATGCATGttggagcttgtcccacatctGTTCATTATCACCTCCACAACTAGTATATGAACTTGGGTAGCCTCTTCATTTATAGACAATAGGTTTTGAGTATGATGCTTTAACAGTGCATAATGCTTAACTCATGCAGTATGATACTAGGCATGAATAACGACTAACGAAAAATTGTACATTGGAATTCACAGTCTTGCATTATTCTGCCTTTCGGGTTATTTTACTGGAGCGAAATGCATGACCGTTTTATGAGAAGTTCGATAATATTAATTTTCTATTAGATTGTTTTTTTGACATACCCAAACATCAATGACACTATCATGCAAACCATACTAAAATGGTCAATTAAGTGCTCAGTTTGTTGCACAATAGAGAGGAACATTTATAGTAGTAGTGTGTTGACAAAACCCAAACATCAATAGTATAGTGTCAATCAAAAAATGCTAAAACGACCAACTTCAGTGCTTAGTTTGTTGCACAATGGAGTAGAATTTGCAGTTATTTGCATTGTTGTACATGATATTGACTTCAGTTGAGTGACCCATTTACCTATCCTTGCTCTACTGGTTGCAGAGAttgtagacactccaatttggcctaacgattatttcaagtcccaccttgtggaccatcccgatgatgaatggataatgtgattgctgattgacttctcgtaaacctgaggactttggtgagtacttttatctacttagaggacccaattcaaagccaaatagcctttcagatagAAATACAGCATCCTAGGAAGATACATCTGTCGGCCACAAGATCTATCTCACGGCCTCCACTACTTTCTTTCACCCGTGGAATATGGTGTTTGAAATTCTCCCAGAGAGATCGATTCCTTGCCCGCGAGATGCATTCCTCGGCCGTCAGATCCTTCTAgcggccgccagatcgtcttcTTCTAGAATTCTGAAATGTTTTGTCTTCGTTTGATCGACACACCAAAACCCTAGAGCCTTTCTCCGATTTAGGACTACGAAAGAGATTCTGAGAAGAGATCTTGTGATTATATACTTCCCATTTAATTCGTGCATTGTGATTGGTTGGGGTTATGTCACCCAgagcctatataaaggggccttagggttccaaaattaaCAATTCAATACATCCTCTCTAGCCACGATACTCTGCAGAAACCATCTCGCATACTCTccctacaaaagccctaatcaTTCGTAGGCAGTCGTAATCCGATGATCAAACCTCGAAGTCCAAACCCTAGTCCTAGGGTTTTGAGAAGCAAGTCAGTCAATCActctcaatccgaagcaatcgtGCATGAgtgatcaaggtggtgaggccgaGGGGCCTGTGGTTCGTTTGTATCTTTAATTCGTAGCATGCTTTAAATTCTTTGATTGTCTGTTTGTTCgtattctggtgtgaggaagaacatcggttgGGACATCGTTCCCGCAGCCGGTACATCAATCTAGTAGGATCCCACGGCTGTGAatccattcaccggccgtgGAATCTATTCGCTGGGACAACCTATTGCTTTTTGTCTATTTTGATGTACGTTTAATTTGTTGCTATGGCTCACCATATTAAACTGTTTAAAAGCTAATAACCAGATTAATTGTttggaattaaataaagcaagcacTAATTATATGTTGAACAATTAAGGGCCGGTCTCACGACCGGGCGAAGAGGGGCCCTTATCAtactcttggctcccgtacccgaaACCTCTACcttgttttcttagttttaataaactaagtGGTGACTCTTTTGTGGTAAGTTGTTATCGTGTGGAgatattcctagccatgggagTATCCACGATCTCAACCGTTGGAAAAGAAACAAGTGTATGGTGACGctccgtttgggaggtgtctacagagATGATGAAATTATCCACATTGACCATAACAAGAAAAGGGTATGGAAATAAGGCGTGTGACCGGACCGGCTTTTATTGACGTGCATTACGCTAAAGGGAACACTGGAGCATTAATTTCAACATGGTCCATAAATTAAGAGTTTATTCCATGGAAGATTGGTTTTCAACTCTAATTATGCTATCTTCTCTGACAGCAAGAACTTAAATTGCAACAAAACACAGCCACAAATAACATGTGCAGGGTCACCCATGCCAACCAAAGGAGCCAAAATTGAATTCAAATGCCCAGACATGAACTGCCTTTTGCCCAGTATATGTTACATAAGGCCACATTCTTTACCCAACTGCAGTTACCCTATTCACTTCTTGGCCATATCTTTGCAGTGCAGTTAACTTAAAGTGATCTTCATTTCACAAAGCCATCTTATCCAGAATTTCTCGTCCACCATTCTAGAAACTGAAACTTATTGAAGATGCCTTTACCTCCTCATATTCCTCCTAATTTGTCTTGCCACTCAGCATCTCAATATCTACTTCTTAGGTCTACCAGCCAGTTCATTGGCAGCACAACATTCTGTGTTTATATATTCTGGGCCTAATACCGTTAATACCGTCTTAAAAAGTGCTTCAACTTTACGTTTTTAAGGATTAAAGAATCAATTCAACTTGAGCATCAACATAAACAAGCAAAGCTGTATTATCCATGTAAATAGTGCAGTACCTTCAAACCTAACAAATAACACACCTGTAAAATGCATTCCTGAACAGAAGGAACCGTGCAAAGTAGTTTACCATTTTATCCAAGTTACCTTGCGAATCTGACTATTTGGCAAGTCCTCATAAGAATCTGACTGTTTCAAGTGACTTTTTGATTCAGGTGAAGCAGGGAGAGAAGTTTGTGGATGAATTCGAGGTGACTGATCCTTGAACAAAGTCTTTGGAGATGCTTTCCCAGACTTTATTGCACCTAAAACATCTCCTTTTAACAGGGTACCACGAGGACCTGATGCTGTTATAGACGATGCATCCAATCCATGTTCTGTTATTAGCAGCTTAGCTGATGGGCTAATTCTTTTAAAACCTGTTTTCTGCGCTCTTGGTTCACTTCTAGCTTCATGTTGGGTTGGCATTTCCTCTTTGACCTCCCCACCACTAATGGAGGCCCTCACAGTTTCAATATCATCTTCATCCTCAACCTTTAAAACAGATAGCTTTAGTGTTCCCATATGGGTATAAAATAGGCCAACAAGAGATATTATAgaccaaataaaacaaaaaaaaaattggcgaaATAAAAAAGCTTCATCAAGAAAACTGTTGTTCCTCATAGCTTGCATTGGTAGGCAAAAGATGCATTGCCTATTATGTAGACAAAAGCAAGCCATAAAATTGTCAGGCATCAAAAAAACTTACAGTTACTGCTACTGGTTGTCCCACAGCAACATCCTTTGAACCTTCAGGGGCCAGTATCTTAGCAAGAAACCTGCGGCCACCAGTCCTCCAAAAAGTTAAACCAAATCTATGCAATGTGTCAATCAGATAGTGCGCTGTTCAACGCAATTTCATTTATTTCCACATCTGATTAACCATCATTAGAACTTAGAAGTACATAATTGCAGAAATAGGCATCAGGATGACATAGACAGGCACAAGCTCAAAGAAACTACAAGGAAGAAGGGAATATAGCATTCTGTAAGAAACAGAAGCCATCTTCTGATGAATATCGTTTTCACACACTAATATATGCACTAATGCTGAGGATGGCATTTTTCCTATTCGAATATGAAGAGTGTTTATTAACTCAAAGTTCATCATCATACGCATTTGACTGTCTCTGAGACTTCTGTCCTGGAAATCTTATAAGGGTATTTCAACCGCAACATACTACGGAGATTAAAACATATACAAATCAGATAATATAATGGTTATCTAGCATAAGAATGACAGTTTAAATATGGAACACGCAGCATTCTTCTTTTTAGCCCCATCAAATAAATATGTGCTCTATATGAGTAATCTTGACTGCAGGAAAGAATGTTACCCTTCTTCAAGACTTTCGAATTCGACAGTAGCTTTGTCAGTCTCTATCTCACACAAGACATCACCCACTTCTATCTGTATGGAAAAACAATTGATCAAGAAAGCAGGGAAAGCAGATGCAAAATCtcaaaaatcaatcaatcataGGGATGAGGTATCACAAGTGCAGATTCAACAACCTTGCATCACGGATGACTAACCTTATcgccttcttttttcttccactTGACAATGTTACCCTGGCTCTGCGTGAGAAGAAGCAACACTGATCTTTAGCTCCAATGACAGAAGAGAAAGTTGGACATAATTTACTGAGCAGAAACCCCAAGCCCTACAATCTaatgtagcacggacactttGTTGGAGCTCACGTATCGGTGTCGGACACTTTTCGGACACTGACACTCTCCGGACACATGTCCGACGCTCCAATCTGAAGTGTCCTACTTTTTCTCAACGTTTTTGGTTTGGACACTCCACGGACACGCCAAAAAAATGCTTAGGACACTCTTGGGACACTCGCAAGACATGTCGGGGCATTAAACGAAATGGTTAAGACTCTTGTTAAAGCTTAGAAAAGTCTTTCTTCTTGTGTACCATATAATAGTTTATTAATGACAGAGACACATAGATGATGAAACGCTTTTTGTTGAATACTTTTGTGAATAATGTGATGATATATAAGATCTAAGCTATATATGGTGTTATATAGAATTAGAGCCTTTTTATACGCATAATTGTAAAAATATAAATCATCTAAAACGTGTCCCCTAAAATGTTGTGTCCTCCAATTTTTTAACATTGGTGTGTCGCGAGTGTCGGTGTCGTGTCGCATGTCCGTGTCCTACATAGCCTACAATTTACAAGATATTCTACCATTGTTGGGGATAATGCCGGCATCTCAAGAATGATATGAGGCGGAAGTTCAGATGAGCTGATCTTAATAGCACTAGTTTCCTGTTCTCTGGCTTCAATATTTGATATTGACTTTTCCTCTTTGCCCTCCGACCCACCAGTGACTGTGGCAGGGACGTTTTGGATATCATCTGCATCTTCAACCTTGTGAAGCACAATATGTTAGCATCGGAAACCACAAAGAATTAAAGttccaacaaaaaaacccaGGAAGTCTAGAACAGCAATACACAGTACAACTCCTCAAAGTTTATAACGTAAACAAGAAGACAGTTTTCCTCAGTATGTCATATGCTGAATAATTATGTCTCCAACGACAGCACAGCcttaaagaaagaagaaaaggaatgaACAGGAAAAACATAGTGAACATAATAAACTAGAAAAAACAGCACAACATAACTTATTATTTACTTGAAAATTAACATAAATTAGTTTCCATTTCCCCAGGAAAGGAGagaatccaaaataaaattggaaaacagacaaaaatctagaaaacaaataaatttataaagggaaaaaaattgaaatagtccctgtagttaagtatttgtgtcaatttggtccctgtagttacaactggctcgatttacactctatacttttcattttgttccaatttggtccaattactaacttccgttagtccgtcgttagtcctttaaacaacaaaatcatatggcccccttttttggggttaaaatagactcaTTCGGCTAAagaagccaactggcttattttttttatccttattcaaatttttttcgtatttgtaatttttcgtcaatttttttggggttattgcatcgtcatgacgagaggaatctaaaaagtaaaattatgatcgaaatccaattttttttgaataaagacgaaaaaattggcttattgactaatttttgtctttattcaaaaaaattaggttttgatcgtaattttttactttttagattccttttgttATGATGAtccaataattcccaaaaaaatgacgaaaaactaacaaatacaaaaaaaattgaataaggacaaaaaaataagccaattggcttatttagctgaatagggttactcattcccctcttgccctaatatacctctaaaccaaaacacagttcattcttccattctccattgataaagaggcacttgggaagaatttggttataattttctacaaaatgttgccatcgaattcagcattttcatgatcagccatgaggcatcataacccctaatattgtctacatgttcaacttgtggacaaatactgagatgtcttatttttctacataatactgaaaatgcatatagaaccatgtccaaaagtcacaacatgatataaaTCCAAAAGTCATAACATGATAAATaatcatgtccaaaagtcagaatattatataaattcagttccaaatttaccatgtcataacctaatacatagacataacaaatcactcaactaggttacaataaaccaAACTTAACAGTCCAAgtagttacaaaaaatagtgtcatgtcattccattcattttcctacacttggcttatgcactgattcctgactaagaatgttgaaaaataaacctaagccagttttttcatctttattaaaaaaaaattgaatttcaataataattttttactttttagattcttctcgtcatgacgatgtaataacccccaaaaaattgacgaaaaactaacaaatacgaaaaaaaattgaataaggacaaaaaataaggaagttggcttatttagccgaacggatctgttttaaccccaaaaaagggggccatatgattttgttatttaaaggactaacggaagttagcaattggaccgaattgaaacaaaatggaaagtacagagtgtaaatcgagccaattataactatatggaccaaattgacacaaatacataactacaaggactattacagttttttccccatttataaattattatttaaatGTCATAATAAAAACGGTAACTCCGAGATGAAAAAAATACCTCAAAGCAAAATGTAATGGTAGAAAATAACACTAATTTACCGTAATTGCAATAGCTTGTCCCACTGGCACATCCTTTGAACCTTCAGATACTAATATCTTTGCCATATATCTGCATAGAACATTCCACCAATACACCATGCTCAACGACATTTCCATCTTAAATTTATGTTCTTCATTTCTGACTCTTTGTTAGATTCACGTTATATGTGCGGgattaattattcatctcgacgagTGGAGTCTAAGAAGTAAAGCATTAtgtccaaaagcaaaaaaaaaaattttactacagaagaaaaaaaaaatacaaacagctggtttttttgtctttatgtcATCTTATGTgaactttttaaaattcggtccacatttttttactttttttattcctctcgtcTAGAAGAATggttaatcccaaaaattatgaagaaaagctaaacaaaattatgaaaagtaaaaaagattCCGAAAAAAATACCGGACCAAAATTTAGGGAGAAGGGGGCCTTAAAAATGAGCCCAACTCAAAAGAACAGTTTTATATGCACTGCACAATTAAACTTTACAGAAGAATAAGATCCTAAAGGGCAGTGATGATCTTTCAAACAGATACATCTAATCACAACAACGCACCAAAACAGAAGTCCACAAAGAGAGAGAACACATAATCATACACTTCCAACAAATGATAGTTTCTGCATAAAAAAGTGAAAACAGCACGGGAGAAACAACTCTTAGGGAAAAGATAGGAAGCTAAGTTTTCCCTGTCAATGCCAACAAAATAACATCAGAGCATAAAGGCAGAATTACCCCTCTTCAAGACTTTCAAACTCAACTGTAGCTTTGTCTGTCTCTATTTCACATATCACATCGCCCACATCTATCTGTCAATCAAACAACTGTAAATAGAACAAGACTTGCCGAAATAATCAATGAAGAAGCCCGCTGCTTTTTCCAGGGAAATTCATCTTCTCCACTACAAATCTAAAAACTGAATGTTACTGACCTTATCTCCTTCCTTTTTCCTCCACTTCGAAATGTTACCTTgactctaaaaaaagaaaaagaaaaaagatacaagGAAATTTTCtttcagaaaaaggaaaactgACGAGAAAATGTCTTAAAGGGTAAAGGATGAATTCCTATACTGTAGTACTTTACCATTGTGGGGGACAAGGCTGGCATTCCAATGACCGTGTGCAGAGGAGTTTCTGCAGTCACAAAACCAGAGTTATATCATTCAGAtgactaacaaaaacaaaaaaagggccAGATGAAATATAAAATAGGACAACATGTGATCCAACTTACACCATAAAGTGAATCATAAACTCTGATCTAAGCTAATAACTACGTCTGTAGCAATCATTGGCGTCCAAGTCAAACTAATACTAACACCATGAGATGCAACATGTGCTAGTTGTTTCGAGACCCTCttaaaattactccctccgtccccatttgTTGGTCCCTTTTGGGGATTCCAACTTAATAAGGGAACACAATCATTGCCTGTCTTATCActttattttaccattttacccttcaatCCATTTAGTTTTGAAGTGGCACAATCTTTTCGGGACAGCAAAAAGTGCTAACCAGGACCAAcaaatggggacggagggagtatgttggtaaccaaaaaaaaaaaagaaaaaaaagaaaaagaaaaagagagggttGCAGAGAgtataacactatagcagtatcAACTAATATAAAGGTTCTTGTCATATCCATTGCTACGACTTCTTAACTTGCAATAGATAAAACACTCAAGATCACATCTTTGGCCACCAATCCGGTGAACTTG carries:
- the LOC131319472 gene encoding dihydrolipoyllysine-residue acetyltransferase component 1 of pyruvate dehydrogenase complex, mitochondrial isoform X2 — its product is MALSRLRHPVISRAPSLFKARLLSRSLSRLQQSLGNAHVAVLSCNSLMLKFVRPARFSAFAIVRDCSSELKFTSIRYFSSAETPLHTVIGMPALSPTMSQGNISKWRKKEGDKIDVGDVICEIETDKATVEFESLEEGYMAKILVSEGSKDVPVGQAIAITVEDADDIQNVPATVTGGSEGKEEKSISNIEAREQETSAIKISSSELPPHIILEMPALSPTMSQGNIVKWKKKEGDKIEVGDVLCEIETDKATVEFESLEEGFLAKILAPEGSKDVAVGQPVAVTVEDEDDIETVRASISGGEVKEEMPTQHEARSEPRAQKTGFKRISPSAKLLITEHGLDASSITASGPRGTLLKGDVLGAIKSGKASPKTLFKDQSPRIHPQTSLPASPESKSHLKQSDSYEDLPNSQIRKVIAKRLLESKQNTPHLYLSSDVILDPLLSFRKELKEKHDVKVSVNDIVIKAVANALRNVPEANAYWDTEKGEVVLVDSVDISIAVATEKGLMTPIVRNADQKTISSISSEVKELAAKARSGKLTPNEFQGGTFSISNLGMFPVDNFCAIINPPQACILAVGRGNEVVEPVVGSDGTERPSVVTKMSLTLSADHRVFDGKVGGAFLSALRSNFSDIRRLLL
- the LOC131319472 gene encoding dihydrolipoyllysine-residue acetyltransferase component 1 of pyruvate dehydrogenase complex, mitochondrial isoform X3 — its product is MALSRLRHPVISRAPSLFKARLLSRSLSRLQQSLGNAHVAVLRPARFSAFAIVRDCSSELKFTSIRYFSSAETPLHTVIGMPALSPTMSQGNISKWRKKEGDKIDVGDVICEIETDKATVEFESLEEGYMAKILVSEGSKDVPVGQAIAITVEDADDIQNVPATVTGGSEGKEEKSISNIEAREQETSAIKISSSELPPHIILEMPALSPTMSQGNIVKWKKKEGDKIEVGDVLCEIETDKATVEFESLEEGFLAKILAPEGSKDVAVGQPVAVTVEDEDDIETVRASISGGEVKEEMPTQHEARSEPRAQKTGFKRISPSAKLLITEHGLDASSITASGPRGTLLKGDVLGAIKSGKASPKTLFKDQSPRIHPQTSLPASPESKSHLKQSDSYEDLPNSQIRKVIAKRLLESKQNTPHLYLSSDVILDPLLSFRKELKEKHDVKVSVNDIVIKAVANALRNVPEANAYWDTEKGEVVLVDSVDISIAVATEKGLMTPIVRNADQKTISSISSEVKELAAKARSGKLTPNEFQGGTFSISNLGMFPVDNFCAIINPPQACILAVGRGNEVVEPVVGSDGTERPSVVTKMSLTLSADHRVFDGKVGASSANIEHGHGLCRVTPKICQRTRVT
- the LOC131319472 gene encoding dihydrolipoyllysine-residue acetyltransferase component 1 of pyruvate dehydrogenase complex, mitochondrial isoform X4, coding for MALSRLRHPVISRAPSLFKARLLSRSLSRLQQSLGNAHVAVLRPARFSAFAIVRDCSSELKFTSIRYFSSAETPLHTVIGMPALSPTMSQGNISKWRKKEGDKIDVGDVICEIETDKATVEFESLEEGYMAKILVSEGSKDVPVGQAIAITVEDADDIQNVPATVTGGSEGKEEKSISNIEAREQETSAIKISSSELPPHIILEMPALSPTMSQGNIVKWKKKEGDKIEVGDVLCEIETDKATVEFESLEEGFLAKILAPEGSKDVAVGQPVAVTVEDEDDIETVRASISGGEVKEEMPTQHEARSEPRAQKTGFKRISPSAKLLITEHGLDASSITASGPRGTLLKGDVLGAIKSGKASPKTLFKDQSPRIHPQTSLPASPESKSHLKQSDSYEDLPNSQIRKVIAKRLLESKQNTPHLYLSSDVILDPLLSFRKELKEKHDVKVSVNDIVIKAVANALRNVPEANAYWDTEKGEVVLVDSVDISIAVATEKGLMTPIVRNADQKTISSISSEVKELAAKARSGKLTPNEFQGGTFSISNLGMFPVDNFCAIINPPQACILAVGRGNEVVEPVVGSDGTERPSVVTKMSLTLSADHRVFDGKVGGAFLSALRSNFSDIRRLLL
- the LOC131319472 gene encoding dihydrolipoyllysine-residue acetyltransferase component 1 of pyruvate dehydrogenase complex, mitochondrial isoform X1, which gives rise to MALSRLRHPVISRAPSLFKARLLSRSLSRLQQSLGNAHVAVLSSLMLKFVRPARFSAFAIVRDCSSELKFTSIRYFSSAETPLHTVIGMPALSPTMSQGNISKWRKKEGDKIDVGDVICEIETDKATVEFESLEEGYMAKILVSEGSKDVPVGQAIAITVEDADDIQNVPATVTGGSEGKEEKSISNIEAREQETSAIKISSSELPPHIILEMPALSPTMSQGNIVKWKKKEGDKIEVGDVLCEIETDKATVEFESLEEGFLAKILAPEGSKDVAVGQPVAVTVEDEDDIETVRASISGGEVKEEMPTQHEARSEPRAQKTGFKRISPSAKLLITEHGLDASSITASGPRGTLLKGDVLGAIKSGKASPKTLFKDQSPRIHPQTSLPASPESKSHLKQSDSYEDLPNSQIRKVIAKRLLESKQNTPHLYLSSDVILDPLLSFRKELKEKHDVKVSVNDIVIKAVANALRNVPEANAYWDTEKGEVVLVDSVDISIAVATEKGLMTPIVRNADQKTISSISSEVKELAAKARSGKLTPNEFQGGTFSISNLGMFPVDNFCAIINPPQACILAVGRGNEVVEPVVGSDGTERPSVVTKMSLTLSADHRVFDGKVGASSANIEHGHGLCRVTPKICQRTRVT